The sequence CTGGGGATTTAAGGAGTGAGGGTGGGGACAGGTGGAGAGGAGCCAGAGAGGAGGAGGCGGGACTGAGGACCCCACAGAAAACCTGTCAGCTGTGGGCTGGGCCtttgaggagagaagagagaggaccCTGGTACAGGGGTCGGGGTACCAGAAGCAGGACAGAGTGGGGGTCCAGGAACCCCCCTGGAGGCCCTGCCAGGACATGGTCAGGTCGGCTAGGGAAGAggtggcagggggcagggagaagtGTTGGGAGGCCAAGCAGAGACGAGGTGCAGAGAGgacagagaagggagggaaaatgGTGCATCTTTGATCCTGCGGTTGAAGCCTGAGGCGCCTCAGGAcgcagtgggggcagggggagctgaTGTGACCAAGCCTCTTTCCCCCAGTGCTGTTAAGTAAGAAGCTGGTGCATGGGAGCTGTGTGGGCAGGAACAGAGGCGGCAAAGGCAGCACGAGCAAGGGATCCATGGTTTCCAGGCTGGGAGCGTCTGCCTACAGCCGCCTCTGTGTGCCCCATTCTGGACTGTTAGCGGAGCGGGAGCCCCCGAGCTGGTGGAGGGGCCTGCCCACCTCCTTGCACTCCACACTCGGGTCAAAGGGAACAGCTCCTCAGACCAGCGGCAGCAGCAGATGTGGAGGTCCACTGCCTTCCTCTCCACCTCAGTTGATCTTTGCCTAGAGAGCTTTGTCCTGGAGGCTGCCCCGCACATGCCCTAGAGGAGGGGAGACCATCCTGCCCAGGAAGGAAAGCAGGACCCATGGTGGCCCAGGGTCCTGTGGGTACTGAGCCAGATGGAGCTGGTCTCAGCCTGTCTTGGTTTCCAACCTCACTCTTTAGCCCTGTTCAACCAGGAAGCAGATGTGAGCAGCCTTACTGGGGGATGCCTCGTCCCTGTTCTCCCCATTCTGGGCCACATCCCCCAGAAGGCCGACTTCTCCACCTACTCCACCTCTGAGCATGACCAATTCAAGGTCTTGCTCATTTCCGGTGATTGGCCTTAAGGTTGGCAGCCACAGTCTGGGGCTGAGTTAACCCGAGCAAAGATCCCGACACCCACCCACCTGCTGCCTGCTTCACTATGATGCATCCTGTGGGGATGActgttattattccattttacgGAGCTGTGGGCTGTGGCTTGGAGCTGTGAATGTTTGCTTGAGGTCACACTGAGTCACGGAGGAATTTAGCCCCAAGCTTGGAAACCTCACCCTACCAAGGAGTCACCCCCATCAAACAGGGTCCTCCTCGCCAGCCTCTACCTCTGGCCCACAGCCCTCATCCCACTGGAAACATGAGGCTCTGGGGATGTGTGGCTCCTGGCACAGGGTCTCACAACTGATGTGTGATTTGACTACAAAATCCTCTCAATTTCCACCTCAGTTGCTGCTCCCCAGGAAAGGAGGCGGGGGCTTCTCTGGCTTCTGAGCCTTTCCAAGCTTTCAGCTACCTCCCAGGCCTTCCTGAGCTACCAGCTAAGCTTGCTTGAAGCTGACCCTCAGCCATGCAGAGGCTCATTGagtcatacatccaacctggattGGAATCCTCCTTTTGCCCTTCATCAGCTGGGTGACCTTAGGCAGGTCACAGGCCCCTCTGAGCCTACGTGTCCTTGTCTGCCCAGTGAGGGCAGTGGCACTGTCTGGGTGGCTCCTGGGGAAGTGGGTTCTGGGCCTGATAGCCTGTGCCTCCCTGCCCTCAGCTCCTGTACGACAGCCCCAAGGCCCGGCAGGAGGTGGACCACCACTGGCAGGCCTCAGGCGGCCCCCACATCGTGCGCATCCTGGATGTTTATGAGAATATGCATCACAGCAAACGCTGTCTCCTCATTGTCATGGAATGGTATGCCGGCCCACCCTCCCTCAGCATCTCATTTGTACCCCTATGGCCCCCACCAACTCCCACCATTCTTTAGGGGACCTCTCTGTTCTTCAGACAGCAGCCCCGGGAGGCCCCCCAGCCCCTGAAGGGTGATGGACCTGGGCAGCTGGCCCCAAGGGCACTCCTGCACAGGTGAAATCCTCAGGGGCTGTAATATGGCTTCCTTGGGTGTGATTCCCACTCGGTGAGGAGGGGCTGGAAGAGCTGTCAGAGAAGGCTGCCAAGCCCTGAATGTGGCTGGGATGAGGGGAGACTGGGGGAAGAGTGGGATATATGCTGTCCCCTCGGCTTTCTCCTCACCTGGATTTGCGCTCCCATGGctaccccccccgccccccacccccgatgTTGGGTGACCCTGGCCAGGATCCCCAGTGGCCTCCTCCATCCTGGGCTTCTCCCGTGAGCACTGTGGCTCAGCCCTAACCTTCCTCAGAACCTGGGCCCTGGGTCTTGGTCTCCAGCTCCTGCCTGTCTGCCTTTCAAGTTCCCCCTCACCCCATAGGGTAGCAGCTCTTGAGTCAGATTTGGGGTTCAGATCCTGACTCTgtcactcactagctgtgtgaccttgggcaggcctCTCACCTCTCTGGATCGCTGTAACTTCCATGTAAAGTGTGGAGGGAGATCTTGGTGTGGCATCCACCCTGTTCATTCTTAGTGCTCTGTGTGTACTGCTGAATCAGTCTTCCCAACTCTGTGAGGTTGGTGTGCTaatccctgttttacagaagaggaagctgaggcacagagagctgaAGGGACCCATCCAGAATCACACAGCAGTATGCACAAAGGGTTTGCCCAGGgcacagcacacagtaggtgctcagaaaaCGGTGGTCATGAGGATGATAACTGACATCTCATTCCTCACTTGGGTAAACTTGGATAAAGGTGGGGCTGCCAGATCAAGACAGTGTTCCTGGGAACATAGATGCTCCCTGGGGAAGATCCTCCCCTAGTTCTAAGAGTTGAGTTCAACCCACCCAAGCCAATAGCCCACCATGCACCAGGCTCTTCAAGACACAGCAAGGCTGACAGTGACCGTTCCCCAGGGGAAGAGCATtagggctgggggcctgggcccACAACTCAGGGCAGGGGCAGGTCGATGCCTGAttctccccctccacccctgcttTCTCCGACAGCATGGAAGGTGGTGAGTTGTTCAGCAGGATTCAGGAGCGTGGTGACCAGGCTTTCACTGAAAGAGGTATGGATGTGCCCCTGCATGGGGAGTTTGGGCTGAGATGGGGCACACAGAGTTTCCTTGTGACGCTGGGCAAGACCCTgtccctctctgtgcctcagtttccccagctgaACAAAAGCGGGGGTGGGAGAGTGTTCATCCCCCAAGGGGTTCTGTGAGTCTGTGGCAGCTTGTCAGAGATGGACTCCCCATGGGCCTGGGATGGAGGCCTCAATGCTTCTTGGTGCCAGCCAGCAGCTGAGCTGGGGGCATCTCCAGAAGAAACTAGGGGGACCAGAGTCAGGCTATGAGGTGGGGTCCTGGGTGGCAGGACTGCACCATCTTGTGCTTTCCCAAGAGGGGTGATGGGGAGGGGCCCCCTAGGCTGCCTGACCCTCAACTTCCATTCACGGctccctcctctgtccgtgtCTGCAGAAGCCGCAGAGATCATGCGGGATATTGGCACTGCCATCCAGTTTCTGCACAGCCGGAACATTGCCCACCGAGATGTCAAGGTGAGGCTCCAGGACCCATGTTGGGGGACCAGGACAAAGAATGCCATTCACAGACCCCAATGGTCCCAGCATCCACCGGATGGAGGCCATGTTCCTTGATGGCATTCCAGGCCTCTCCCCATGGCCCATACTGCACGGCTCAGCCTCTCCTCCCATGGTCCCAGCGTGTTCATTGTGCTCTAGCCAGATAGGTCTCCTTGTTTCCTTCAAGCATATATAATCCCAGTAGCCATGAGAATAAACTAGTGCCTACCTTGAGTCACTGGGTCCTGAGaagcatctcatttaatcctcacccaGCCCTGTGAGAGGGTGCCATTACCCAtttgacaaatgaggaaaccgaggctcagagagcaaTTGTCTTGCTCAAGGCTCTGCAGATGCTGCACTGTCTTGCTCAAGGCTCTGCAGATGCCTCACTGGGGattcatgcattcatttgttcactcagcAAGAATTTTGTGAAGACAGTGTGCCAGGCTTCAGGGGCAGGGCTGCCCAACACTGTTGGAGCTTATGTGAAGTGACAGCCATAGTTCCTGTAGGCAGAGCCCTCTGATGGCAGCATTTTAGGGGAAGGGAGGCCCTTTGCTGGGCACTGGACAGAGGAGTGGAGGTGATCCCAGCGGCTGGACCTGCTGTCCTTCCGGTGGACGGGCTTGAGAGTGTTCTCTCCAAATTTCCTGTCCAGGGAGGACGGATCTTACAGGTGATCAGGATCAGACGGAAGAAATGCAAACTGAGGCAGCTTCACattcacacacgcacacacatgcatgtgccaGCTACTGTCAGAGCAGAATTACAACTCCTGGGCCCTCGGCCCCCAACCTAGACCCTGACTGCCCCGCCCCCCCAGACTTATTTCCTCCTAAAACTGGGCAGAGGAGACCCACTGCATCAGGTTCTTCCCCTGGCTGAATATTGCCAACTTGTGTGGTTACCCTTTGATTTTAGATACACATGGAGCCACAACAGTCTCACATTCTGAACTGTTGCTTTATTTTGGTCCTGGCCTCCTTTTTTTCCCATAAGGGGAGAAAAGCCTTCTATGGAGAAGATTCCTATACAAAAACTGCTTCCCTGTTTTCCACCCCAGTCCAAGTTTGGATCATCTCAAATAGAACCTGAGAAATAGTTTTCACTGGctccaaactgaaactccatgtaccaccccatccctctgcccCAGCTGTGCTGCTTCTCTCCGTGGGTCTAGGTCCTACCCATTCATTAGAAAGCAGCTCGAGGGCTGCCTCCTCCATGCAGACCTCCCCACTGCCTTCATCCCTCAGACCTTCTGTTCCCTACAACCAGGAAGACTAGCCTCTGTGCAGCTCCCGGGGCCTGAGTTCCCCGAGCAACTTCAGGTGGGGTCCTGTTGTGCAGGTTCATTCTGGGCTGGGTACAGGATGTGTTCTAGGCAGCACTGGTTCATGAGCAGCCCCCCGTTCCCCTGGAACCCTCATCTTGGCATCTCAtggcagcatcactgactcaagctCAGAAGTCCCTGCCCCTGGGCTCTCTGTGGCACTCAGTTATCCCCAGGCTTGGTGGAAccactgcctcagtttcccctctgtgAAACAAGGTGTCACCTCTCAGCCACATTAGTCTCCTCCACCTTTGGCCCACGTCATTGGTGGCCGAGACCCAGGTCTTTTTTAGTGAGATGGACCTGGCTTCTCCTGCCTCAGTCTggatgagggagggaggaaggaaatctGCCTGCAGATCACTGTGGAAATCTGCCCCCACCTGGTGCCTGACTCCAGACTAATGTTTTCTCTCCCTGGACCAGCCTGAAAACCTGCTCTACACATCCAAGGACAAAGATGCAGTGCTGAAGCTCACAGACTTTGGTTTTGCCAAAGAGACCACCCAGAATGCCCTGCAAACTCCATGTTACACTCCCTACTATGTGGGTGAGTCCCTGGGATGTGGCTGGTACCTCTTTACTgcaccctgcccccccaccccctccccgctgTGGTCTGGGGCAGCCTGTGGGACGCAGAAGCCAAAGGGTTAAAGtgctgtgaggagggaggggagggttcTTGTCTGTGTGGAGGCGGCAGCTGGGGGGCCGGAGGCTGCAAAAATATTCTCCCAAACTTCAgtttctgcttttgaaaataGATCCAGGAAAATTCTGGCTCTGGCCTGTGAGCTGAATGACATCACAGTGGCTCTAAATATATATGTGATAAAAGGCTGCCGTCGGCTTGGGATGGAGCCCAAGCGCGGTTGTTTTTCTCCGGTTTTTATCTTCCTGGGAGTCATATTCAGAAAGTGGGCAGGCGCCTCCTCCTACATGAGAGGGAAGCAGGGGACCAGCCACCTGCGTTTTGGGAAAGCGTCCCTTAGGTGAGGGCCAGGATGGGCCCCAGGGCTTCGCACACACTCATGCTTCCTGGAAAAGCTCCCTGCTCCCCTGTGAGCAGGTAGCCCCTAGACCTGGAGAAGccaccccccccccagcccccagaaaGAGGGGAGAGTGGGGGTGATGACTCGTTTACAGACGACTCTTCTCCCTCAGGATAAGCCTTCCGAGAGCTGTTGAAGGGGTGGGAAGCCCCCGGAGACAGCTGGAATGACACTCTGTTTACCAGGACGTGTTTTGCAGTATTTTGACTTAGTAATCTCCCGGCCTACCGATCTCATTGCACAGATGGGAAGACCAAGGCCCCATGGGATGGTTGCCAGGTGAACAGTGGAACCCAGAGCCCTGGCCATGGCCCTTCCTTGCCCATGACCTAGGCTGTCTGTTCAGGAGACAGGGGACGCTGGGCAGCTGCTGGGTTGGGGCCCTCTCCCCTATGGCAGGACCCCACCCAACCCCTGActgcccttctctccttcccctaccaCACCATGGCTGAGATTGGCCCAAGGTAGCTAGGAGGTTATCATCTCTTACAGCCCAGCCTGAAAGTGGGTTTATTTTATCTGGGAGCTGTTGTTCCTCCCCCGACTTCACACACATGCTGCCTTCCCAGAAGGTGCCAGACACCAATCTGCTCTGCCCCATCCCCGGCTCGGGCACCTGCTCCCACCTTGCCCAGCTGTAGGCGCCTGCTGGTGCCCCAAGACCCTTGGACTGAGAGTCCTTCTGTGCCCTCTGCCCCGGCAGCTCCTGAGGTCCTGGGTCCAGAGAAGTATGACAAGTCATGTGACATGTGGTCCCTGGGCGTCATCATGTACATCCTGTGAGTACCATCCCTTTCCTGCGCCCCCAGGTACCCTTGGAACCACTTCTGCCCCCACCGTCCGGGGTGAGGGGCTCAAGTGGGCCACTCTTCCAGCAGTCTTCTGTTCCCTTCTGGTCAGGGGACACCTCTCCTTCAGGCTCCCCGAAGGCCTCCCCATGCCAAGGGCAGCTGGTGTTCCTGGAGATGAACCCCCGAGTTGGGGGGCTGATACTATTGCCCTGGCGTCTGGCTGCCTGTCTCCTGGTCAGGGTCTTGGGGAGGAGAATGGGTCCGCCCTGTCgctgcccccacccccgtgcCGAATGACCTCCGCCCTCCCCCAGCCTGTGCGGCTTCCCGCCCTTCTACTCCAACACGGGCCAGGCCATCTCGCCGGGGATGAAGAGGAGGATCCGCCTGGGCCAGTATGGCTTCCCCAGCCCTGAGTGGTCCGAGGTCTCCGAGGATGGTGAGTGACTCTCTGCCTAGCTCTCTCCACCGGACCCCAGCAGCCTTCCTTCTGGGAGAGACCACTTAGGTGTCAAACCGACCTGTGTTTAGATCCTGGCTTCCTCCACATCCCAGCTGTGTGATCCTAGGCAAGTCATCTCACCATTTGAACGTCCTTCTCTATGTCTGCCAAATAGGCTCAAAACCTGCCTCAAAACTTCCCCTAATTCTTGTCCTTCATTCATATTTTCCCTTTGGGGACCACGAACAAATCTGCCCtgtatcagttatctattgctgcctaacaaattaccccaaacaCTTAGTGCCTTACAACAAGAAGCCGTTATCAGCACACTGTTTCTGTGGGTTAGGAATTTGGGAGCATGTTGCAGAGCTGGTGGTCTCTGGGAGCGGGAACTGGCTCTGAGCAGCTCCAGAGCCTCACCACTGCCCTCTCTTCGCTAGCCAAGCAGCTGATCCGCCTCCTGCTGAAGACGGACCCCACCGAGAGGCTGACCATCACACAATTCATGAACCATCCCTGGATCAACGTGAGTGCCTCCTCGTCCTGTGGTGGGCCGGGTGACGAGCTCGAGCAGGGCTGCCAAGAGGGTTGACGGCTCCAGAGGCCCTGGGGTGGGCCACAGACATGCGGTAGTACCCTGCCTTTCCCTGCCTTTGCTCCTGGTCTCATCAGGTTCCTTCACTGCCCTGAGCCTTGGATTCCCCACTGGAGCCCCAAAGAAAGGGGCTGGCGGCGGGGTGCGGGCAGCCAGTGCTGTCCCAGGTGCTTGCAGGCTGTGATCCACGGGCTTGGGTCTCCTTCCAGCAATCGATGGTGGTGCCTCAGACTCCACTCCACACAGCCCGAGTGCTGCAGGAGGACAGAGACCACTGGGATGAAGTCAAGGTGGGTGGACCATCTTCCTGCAGGTCTCAGGGTTTTGGAAAAAGGGACTGCAGGGTGGTGACCTCCCAGAACCTGGGTCTTTGGCCCCCTCTCGCCTCGTGTCAGTGACCACATAGTGGTCTTTGGGCCACAGTACCCCATTCAGGGCAGGGCTCCTGTCTTGCTCCCTCAGTGAAGTGGGGCTTTGGCCATAATTGCTCTTATGATCTGCAGCATCTGGGAGGGCGGTCAGCTTGCTTTTAGACTCAGGAGAGGCCAGATTTGAGCCTGTGGGGCAGTAGCTCAGAGCCTGGGGCAACCTGGACACAACCTTCAGGTGCTGGTAACCTGGGTGCACAGCATGATGGTGTCCCCTAAAGGCCCTGTGGTTCTGAGCAGATGACATTGGTCCACGTCCCTGTCCTACTTACCCTTGGTGTGGTCCCAGGGGGTCACCACACTTCCTGTGCCTTGTCTGAGGTAAGCTCAGTCTTTACCgcagaggactggagtgaggactgTGTGAGGCAAAGCAGTGGGCCCAGAGCTGGGTACATGGGGGCACTTGGGCAGCAAAGGTGGTCACTGCCATTACTGACATTATTAAGGGGCCACTCAAGCAGGAGGTAATGTCTCTTGAGGTCAGTAGACCTGCTCTCCCCCCACACCCATCCCCAGGAGGAAATGACCAGTGCCTTGGCAACCATGCGGGTGGACTATGACCAGGTGAAGATCAAGGACCTGAAGACTTCTAACAACCGGCTCCTCAACAAGCGGAGGAAGAAGCAGGCAGGCAGCTCCTCGGGCTCGCAGGGCTGCAACAACCAGTAGCTCCTCCGACCTTGGGGGAGCCAGAGGacacactggagtgggctgaagCCCTGACCTGGAGGGCTCAGGGTCctgtttttttaacaaaagagtTGTTTGTGTTGTGTTGTGATTTGTCACTTGGAacttcaggatgggggaacatGACCCCAAGTCCTTCAGAATCACATCCCAGGGTCAGGCCCTAGAGAGGGGCCAAAACCTGGGCCCTGGGGAGCCACGTGCTGCAGCTCCAGTGCCTTTGATCACTGCGGCCTGAATGCCCTGTGGCTGCATCCCGCCCAGGGCCTGGCCTTAGAGTTCTAGGCCCCTGGGCATTGTGGTTGGACTCCCCTCCTTCTGTGAAAACAGCTCCCCGGAGGGTGGGCAGATGGGCCTGGCCTTGGGAAAGGCATCCGGCCACTGGTTGTCATGGCGACCAGGGACAGAGTTGCCAGTCTTGAATGCTGAGTGAGTgagcaagggagggaggggggcagttGAGGGTCTGCCTGCCTTCTTGGGGAGGCTGCTCTCCTTGTGCCACTCACCCCTCTcagactcccccccacccctccgtTTTTGGTCTCCCTGAAGTGTCAGGGTCAGTCTGCCTGGCTCCCTGGGTGGTCCTGCGCTGTGTTGCTGCAGCCCCATCCCACAGGGCCCTTGGAAGTCTCCTTCCACAGAGTGCCTGAGCCCAGCCATCCTGTtacgaccccccccccccagagtgACCTCTTACCTCAGTGAGGGGTTTGGGGGGGGGCAGATATTTTTAACCCTTTTTTACTTTGGAAAATGTCACTGTGACAAAAGCCAGTACAGTTACCCTGCCCCCACCTGCTCATCGGATCCCAGGCAGGAAAGCCTGTCCTTAAGAGTTCACCCCCTACTCTTCTGGTTGACGGCAGGGCTTGTCTCCTGATGTACTTTTGTGAGAGTGGATGGCTGGAGGCAGGGCTAAGGGGCTCCCCCTTAATCCAGGGCCTCTTTCTGTACTTTGGGTCAGACTCGAGGCAGTGGAGGGCTGCTGCTTAGAGAGTCTGGTCCTTTCTTTTTTGCCCGAGTTGGAGCAGACAGGGCCCCTCCCTCGCTGCTCCAGGCTCACCCAGCCTCACACTGCCCAGGGAGCCTCAGGATGCTGAATGCCTGATATGGGCCTGGCCACTGCCTGGCCCCCAGCCTGCTTCCTGGTTTCTCACCCTTCTCTCATTGGCTGGGAAACCCTAGACCATGTCAGGGAGGATCGCACTGCTGGGTTTTATATCCAGGTATTAATAAACAGCATTTTGGCATTTTTCCCTTGTTCCTGGGTTTCTCGTCTACACGAGTGAACAAAAGTAGCCCAAGGGCATGTGCTCACACCCACTAGTGATTTCACTCCTGCCGGACAGAGTGCTTCAAGCCTGGTAGACATGCCAGGCTGGCTCCAGGGCCACCCTGGCCTCACCAGGCTTGGCGAGGTCAAGGGAGCGAAGAGATGGCAGCTGCCCCGTGTCCCCAGTGCACTGTGTGTGTGACACCCACCCCCGGCCCGGTGTGCGCTGGCGTCTGCCCACAGTGGCCACCCCCAGCTGTGTGCCAGCCTGCTGAAGGGCGGGCAGAGCGCCTGCTGCAGCGCTGAGCTATTTTCAGAAGCTGCCAGATTTCATTTGGCAGCGAGAGtgtcggggaggggagggggcgggacgCTGGAGAGTGTCTTTTGACTACTCCAGCAACAGAGCaccctccgccccccgccccccgagaGCCCTTGCGGGTTGCCCAGAGGAGGGCCCGGACTGTGTCAGATGCCCCCAGCTTCTGTCCTCCCAGGTCCCCAAGAGCTCCTCTGGCACCCGCAgcactccctccccacctccctttccctcAGGGTGTAGGGGAGGGCAATGAGATGTTAGAAGGCGGGACAGGCAAGTCGCCTGAGCTGAGTGCCACTTCCTGGCCTGGTGACCTTGGATAAGCCTCCCAGCTTTCCGGCCTAGATTTCCTCGGCTGTGTAGTGTGGTTGTTGGTGCCCCCCGAGGGGAGTCATACAGGCTATCCTGGCACATGACATATGAAGCACTCATTGGGGTGCCTGGTACGTGGCTGGCCCCCATTTGCCACCCTAGCATCCTTAGCtgtaaggaaggagagaagaaccTGAAGTGGCTCAAGGGAAAAGCAGTCCAGCCCCAAATCTACCTCTGAGACTTTCCGCCTAGAAATTCCAcctttctccatccatggggttcttaCTCCCAAGGGCCTGCTCTCCAGAACAGCACTGTATGGGCTTCCTGGACCTTGGCTCCAACCCTGGGCTTCAAGGAGGGCGACCCCTCCTTTTGAAGGGCCCCTAGACTCCCCAGATGAATTCTGGGGGCCTCGCAGAGCCTGTGGTTCTGACCAACCCTTGTCCTGTACTCAGCTCAGTAAAATTCTGGTCAGATGCAAAGGCAGGTTAAGTCTGCCTAGTCACAGAGCTGCAGCAGTGCAGACCGCCTCTGTCCCTCGACTGCTCGGCGCACGCTGCTGGAGCCCCTGTGCTGCGTGCAGGAGAGGCGGCAGGGGAAGCTGAGGATAGAGTCTCGCCTCAAGGAGTTTAAACACGTGAGGGAGAAGGACAAAATACCTCACAAGAGCATGTTGAATCATGGGCTTGATATGGTCCACAAAAGGAAGGCAAGGCTTGAGAGGAGGTGTCACTGTGCAGTTTAATCAAAGAGGCAATTTATGTCCCAGGGTCTGGGGAGGGTGCCTGATAAGTTGCAAGGTTGAAGGCAGAACTTCAGGGAGAACCAGGGCTTTAGGGACAGAGAGACTCTGTGTGGCCCTCAACTCTGCCTGTCTGTGCTTCTCCCGGGGTCTCAGTGTGgctgtctgtgaaatgggagcaAATCCTTACAATTAGCTTTATCAGGTAAACTAAGCCCAGGGGCCTCATATTCACATCAGCCTATTCAGACACATGCATTCACATGGACTTCCTGTGGCTTCCCTAGGAGCTTTCAATAAAGAATCGGTAAGAAGTATATtcacgtgtgtgtgcgtgtgtgtgtgtgtgtttgtgtgtgtgagagagatttTTTCCCAGTGATGCTCCCCCTGACCCAGTCGACAGCAGCGTTCTCTGTCTTGCAGACCTGGTGCTGGCCGGTTTCCAGCGTCCTGGCTCATTGCTATTCCGCACCAGCCCCTCTCCGCCCTCGATTCAGCCCCTCCATTGCAGTGTCAGAACTGAGCCTCAAAAACGCAGCTTGCTGCAACCTCTGCAGGGGTCTTGATGCTTCCAGGTCTGCCAGAAGCGCACTCTCTCTGGCAGACATGGGAGGGGCACAGGTCACTGTCTCCCTCCAGACCTGGCTGTGTTGGTCTGAGCCTTTGCACCCCCTGGATTCTCGCAGATGCCCACAAACCCAGCAGGATAAAATCCTCCGCTCTGTCCCTCTAGACAGCCTGCATGTTCACCCCTTGGAATCAAGGCCAGCAGGCAAGGAAGggtctgggaagccccttcccacCCTGTgtgtagggtggggtggggttatTTAGTTTAGAGCCAGGAGATCTCAGCTCTGGTTTACATGAAGCCTTGGGCAAAGCTGTTTGTTCCACTTTTTGATGTCCCCATCAATAAAATGAGACATTGATTAATCAGGGCCAACTCCTCTCTGCACCTTGGTGGACGTGCTGCCACTGGCTGGTGGATTGTGAGAACGCTCTATGGTCTTAGGTAATGCACTttgttgagcctcagttttcttacctgtttAAGGGGAGTAATCCTTATAAGGGTGGGGCAGGGCTGCAGTGGAAAGGGGAGtattcgttgctcagtcatgtccaactctgttaccccatggagtgtagcccaccaggctcctctgtctatgggagtttccaggcaagaatactggaatgggttgccttgtccttctccaggggaatcttcccaacccagggatcaaacctgggtctcctgcattgcaggcagattctttactgtctgagccactagagaagcctggAAAGGGGAAGGGGTGGTCAAGCCCCGAAACCTTGGTCACCAATGCAGATTAAGTGTCTACTAGGTGCCACACCCAGCTACGAGGACTCTGCCAGTTCTGCCCTCTTTGTTTCCCCTGACCAGGAGGAGGAGCCAGTGGAACCAGTTTACTGAGATTCAGAGGCTCTGGTCAGGGCAGGTTAGTTGGGGTGTGGGGCCACCTGCTGGTCACCTGGTGAGTATTCAGTAgacacctactgtgtaccagagCCTGAGGTATCTGTGGTCCTGCCTAGGTGGAGGGGGAAGACCATAGCATCATAACAAATGGCTGTCATTTACTGAGTGGCTATTGCATGCCAGGCCCACTTGGGTGCTTTGCCTGGATCATCTCACTTAGTCCTTACATTCCCAtctcacagatggagaaactgagcccTCAGTCTCAGCCGGAGGGGGTCAGAGAAAGGGATCCTACTTTCGGCTGGGGACAATCATAGAGGGCTTCAAGAGGCAGTGACATGTGAATTTGAAGGACAAATCTGGATAGAAGAGATTTGGGGAAAGGGCATTCCAGCTGGCAGGTATAGGGTGAGGCAAGGTGAGGAGGCAGGAATGGGGTGTGCCGTGTGAAGAccagagaaaagtctgtttaaaGAGTGAGAGGCAGGCGGTCTCTCGTTTTCTCACTCCATCTCCTGTAGGAAGCCAGGGTGGGGGCCTTAGGGGTGAGAAGTGGGCCCCTGGTGGCAGCTTCGCTTAGTGCTCCCAGGCCAATCTTGTGTGT is a genomic window of Cervus canadensis isolate Bull #8, Minnesota chromosome 22, ASM1932006v1, whole genome shotgun sequence containing:
- the MAPKAPK3 gene encoding MAP kinase-activated protein kinase 3, with product MDVETAEEQGGPAPPSSAPCGPCSAGAPALGGRREPKKYAVTDDYQLSKQVLGLGVNGKVLECFHRRTGQKCALKLLYDSPKARQEVDHHWQASGGPHIVRILDVYENMHHSKRCLLIVMECMEGGELFSRIQERGDQAFTEREAAEIMRDIGTAIQFLHSRNIAHRDVKPENLLYTSKDKDAVLKLTDFGFAKETTQNALQTPCYTPYYVAPEVLGPEKYDKSCDMWSLGVIMYILLCGFPPFYSNTGQAISPGMKRRIRLGQYGFPSPEWSEVSEDAKQLIRLLLKTDPTERLTITQFMNHPWINQSMVVPQTPLHTARVLQEDRDHWDEVKEEMTSALATMRVDYDQVKIKDLKTSNNRLLNKRRKKQAGSSSGSQGCNNQ